AGTACTATTCGTTTTTTATGGAATGACTATTCAGCATTCACAAGTATAGTTAATTTTGACTGACATGACACTTCTGGCACTTCTCACCCAGTGTGCGACCTCAAGACTATATACACTGTATATTGCCTGTATGGCTTGAAAATGTACATGTAATAATGGTTTTGTCCATTTTATTTTAGATGTTAGACTTGTAAATGGAGATAATAAATGTTCTGGAAGAGTGGAGGTTGTACATGATAATCAATGGGGAACCGTCTGTGATGCTGGCTGGGATTTAAAAGATGCTGCAGTGGTGTGTAAACACATGGGTTGTGGGACTCCTATAGCAGCAGCGACTGGGGCTTTCTTTGGGCAGGGTTCAGGACCCGTGTGGCTGGATGATGTGAGATGTTCTGGGAATGAGTCAGCAGTAACAAATTGTTCATCAAAGGCATTAGGAAAAAGCACATGTAGTCATGAACAAGATGCTGGAGTCGTCTGTCGAGGTAAGCTTAAATGATGATTTATGGATCTCAGATCTCATAATGATAAACTACAATGTCTGAAAGTGCTTATGTTCTATGTGAAACCATTATTTCTTGCAGTTGTGAAGCTGGTTAATGGCACAAGTCCATGTAATGGCAGAGTTCAGACTCATTATGATAATGACTGGGGTTCAGTGTGTTACACTGGCTGGGATGAGGAAGATGCTACAGTTTTGTGTAAAGAGCTGATCTGTGGTGATGCTGGAGAGCCAGTGTCATATGAACTTCCATCTGTTCTGCCAATATGGATGGATAATGTTGCGTGTAGTGGAAATGAGTTGGCACTGCAGAGCTGTCCGTCTGGATTGGGTGTGAGCAGTTGTCTGAATGATCTTCAGGCTGGAGTTATTTGCCTGAGTGAGAATAAACCTGGACTTAAGTTTAAGATTTAAAACTTTCCATTAAAGACACAGCTTAATGATGTAGAAAAGGTTTTATAAATTATGTAATTCAAGTCTCTTGCTGTCTGATCTTCTACCTTGCAAAATATGAACTAAATATATGTTACAGTAAAATGATcttactgtaatgttttttgtgtgtatttatataggTCTTGTGAAAAGAGGTGTGGTTAGAGTTGTGGTTAAAGCTAACGCTGGCATTAATATCAATGATCCAAATATCAAGAAGAAACTTATGGTCAAGGTAAGATTAGTCAGCCTTATTGTGTACATAAACAATTAGTCCACTGACCATTTGGCATACAAAGAAGACCAAAGACATTCATAGAGAACTTCTTTTGAGAAAGACATTGCAAAGCATTACAGAAGTCGAATTATTTAAATTGCAGCATAATATTTTctaacaaattacaaattaaTCAGCTTAAGTATAAAACCATAATAATGACGCAATGTAATACTGTTTATTTAAGTTCAATTCAAACTTTCCACTAtcataaagtcaaaaaatggtccATAGCTCTCAAAGAGGCAGTACACATATGCACCAAAACTTATATTAGTACTTCTATTGGTACCAaatttatatttgaagagtttcgttgcaaaacgagataaatccattttttgacatttttgtcaaaacatgtttattattatgttatcatgttattattttgttttatggtgctacttagctgtattttttaagttataaaggtttaaatcaaaacaaaccaactgcagttgaattgaaattggaatgcacaacaaaaaacgagatttctgaacaattaaaaaacagtggttatctcgttttgcaacgaaactcttcatttgtattaggacctttttaaagggtacagctccagtgacagcttctGACAATTTCTTTCTGACACTGATAAAAAAGTTGGAAAAAGTTGTTGTTAAACTTCAAAAcccattttaataaaataattgtcaATGTTTTCCCAAAGATAATTTTACTGGCGATCTGCATAAATTTTGTTATACATTTTGTCCTCCTGTTGCAATTGTCAATATTTTATCACTCTCTGTTTGTAGTAAGTTGACTGAGGATTTATGCTTTTGAATTCACTTACTGAAGTTTCAATTCCACAGATGAGGAGTGTGGTTGGAAGTAAAGGGGATTATTCTGTCAACTGGAAAACACAGCCGGATGGAATGATATTCCACAATACTAAGGGAATTATAAATTTCTAATCTAAATAGTTCGTTCTCGTTTTCTCTTCTTTAAACATTATATATTTAGTACAGCTGTCAAAagatacgtgtgtgtgtgtacctggtaattatcacgttgtggggaccaattgtccccataaagataggaataccagtgtttttgtgactttgtggggacatttgaacgtccccatgaggaaacaagcttataaatcaaacaaaatgatgtttcttgaaaatgtgaagtactAGAAGGGtctctgtgatggttggggttagggaatggtgtaggtaaggggaatagaaaatacagtttgtatggtataaaatgcattacgtctatggaatgtccccacaaaacatggaaaccagaatgtgtgtgtgtgtgtgtgtgtgggggggggggtcagGATAGTTGGTTTTACAAAAGCCAGGGCAAAGCAAATGGCTAAATATTGCTCAATATCCTCCATCATTGGAAGTCGTCATATATGGAGAAGGTGGTGTTGTGTGTATCCATAAATCTGCTGTTTAAGTTGTCATTAGATTCACATTGGTGGATCTGGCATTAGCAATGTTTTGTATCTGTAACATTTATGTCcttatgtatatgtattatgaATTGTGGACTTAAATAAAGtagttaaatgtgtgtgtgtgttctacatgcattcaaaatgtgtacgtttatgtgtgtatttatatagaCATGATGTTACGACCGGCTCGAAGCCGTGACAAATGTAAAGGAGGACATAGTCGGGTTGGTACTTTGTAACAAAATAGatttattaatgtaaatataaaacataaaaataaggaATTAACAAACCCAATAGCGACCCCGTCAAACACACGAATTGTATAAGTGTCAGAAAGAACCGAGTAACCCAATTATAACATCAAAATAATCTAAACAAAACCAAACAAGCAGGAGAACAGCCCCCACAACAAACAGCGTTGAGACTTTATAGAGAAGGAACAGGTGTAAGCAATTCCATTGACGTGCCCTCAAGCCACACCCACTGACCGGTCTTAGTGGAAGAAACGAGGGACTCGTCACAATAATTTAActcaatacacacacattaatcacgattaatcttttaaCACCCCTAATATTTagatttgtgtatttggtagtatttagagattgtgtgtgtgtgtgtgtacctggtaattatcacgttgtggggaccaattgtccccataaagataggaataccagtgtttttgtgaccttgtggggacatttggatgtccccatgaggaaacaagcttataaatcaaacaaaattatgtttcttgaaaatgtgaagtagcagaagggtttctgtgatggttggggtcaGGGATTGGGGcgggtaaggggaatagaatatacagttgtatggcataaaatgcattacgtctatggaatgtccccacaaaacatggaaaccagaatgtgtgtgtgtgtgtccatgcatgtgtgtatgtttacGTGGATCAATGACATGATGCTTATTTTTGTCTGGGggcattaactcattcaccgccattgacgagttattaactaataaatatgcctttctggacgaatttcaaagtcaaagtgtaataccgcttttatccactggatggcgccaaaccgaatttatcaaaaacggaagttaaaaagatttaatggttattttaactgcctttatgcttgatagtcattctgagtctgatctctaacataaattcctttacaaaaacacaattttttaagctttttgctcaaaatgttgtatttttgaagagaaatatccatattttagtggttaaattaagtggaaaaagtaaatatataatgaaacttttttccccattttgtttgtttgtttatttgtttattgtttgtttgaaagcagagggtgtgttctttaatttgatataatttgtatgtttatatatttatagaaggtaatttttcctgcaaggaattttgtgaaacttttgttaaaatcacaaaaatgccgGTGGGCAACTTtcctcaaaaaggctggcggtgaatgagttaatacaGTATAAACATGGGTCATTTTTGACTCTGATTTAAAGTTTGACAAACAAATAAACTTTGTGGTCAGAGCTAGTTTTTTCCAGCTAaagcaacttaaaaaattaaagcaAATCCTTTGCTTTAAGGATTtgaagattgttattcacgccttTATATCCTTAAAGGttcaatttgtaagatatttgcagtaaaattttcaaaaaccactaggccagagttatatattttgtccagctgattattatcaatatctgtaatgttttcaactacttgtaaatcatGAGAAagtttccattcaaaacattgacacggggcagtgctgtctcctgtcaatgacgttaatatccatgtgaccctttgtcaccgcctttactgacgtaaaccacatgacaacagtggtcgagctcgaaaaaataaaatggcggccaaggaagcggctggagcacaaatttagtgtaaataaaggtatattttcactttttaagcattttaattgcatttctagcgagaaattagtattgtagttttcaaatatgtgattagttatcacaaaggcgctctctgtttatatttcaaacacgctgcttttgaagtgcgtcggaaagcctttctctaagcggccttcaggcctccgaggccgaagtcatttcctcatgaggcagcgaggcaacaagtcctcactgccttgagttttcggacgcagccagtgtcgtggacaaatgcggaactatgtgatagcgcctgtcgggctacgcgcttgcttatgaACTTATGGATATCCCTGTActgtctgccgctggttgtgtcagctcctgttagcgtacgggccaaccaaacgacccaagaagagtttggaacaaaacgagagaggatcaatttgttgttgcattatctggatggagagagcttcacgacaacatttaactagaccgagattctgatcctgcttgtgttttacgcgatgggtgagttgttttgattcgtaacccttcaaaaaacttatgctattatattgatcacaacattagtgtgtagattgtaatcagcccgtcttcccgcggacgatatgcacatcaaaaggtattgtacagcaatataaatggtagGGCTGGGAATCGATTCCAAAAAGAATCGATTCTTCGATTCCGAGGCATTGAGAATCGAGAGTCGATTCCAAAGGTTGGAATCGATTCCATAAGGGGAATCGATTCCATTAAGGAGAATCGACTCCTCTTTAAGATTGATTTTTAATACAAATCGCGGCCATGGTTCCGTTCTTCGTACGTGGATTACTCCGTTAGCTGGATTTTAATGGTGATTTGGCTTGATCTTGGATTATTTGGTTCTTCGAAGCTCATCCTCAAGTTGCTGTCATAGCAACCGGTCCGTAAGATGCTCGGGAGCAGGTTTACTTCATGTAAACAAGATTAGATCGCACCTTTTTAATCAGAGGTGATACGTAAAGTCTGACGCATTCATGTATTCTCCATTATACGAGCGCAATCTGCGTAAGATGCACGATTAATAtgaagagcttttcaaattcaacACGTAATAAAAAAGGTTAGATTGAATATAACgatgttatttaaaatatatataatataaaaaagctGTACTTGTGGAacttgtttttgtaaagcagacgttttgattattattattaaacaaatGACAAGAAAAACGTATGACAATATTATtgaaaattgatttaataaagtcatttaataatttatttagtaATTTGTATGCTATCTATTCTTTAAAATTCTTTTTACAAAGATGTTACCCTGTCCCTTTcatgtgacaaaaaaaatgccaataaacaattttttttattttacacatttttacatgGGTATCTTCTTTACTGCACCTTTCTGTACAGACTTAGCAGTTAATATGGACTCCTGTTAATATTGTTGCAGTCAGAAATCAGTTATATGAGAACATTgcaattgaagtaaacttatttaGTGCATTGAAGATaaattgttatttaaagagttgCACTTTATAATCTTTTGGTGTAGAATAACATTTACTTTCACTAATTGCACATCATATTTCATTTACCACATTCTTGGAAACTGCTGAAAGTATTGGTGTATTATTTTCAACTGCACAAAAGAGGGGAAAACACcatcttataataaactacaaTTCAAATTTAATTTATCAGCTATTAAAGTGTTGCATTGGCTGTGGGTTTAAGAAAGAGCAACTTCCTCAAGAGATGAGAGAGACATCACATGAAGATGCAGGACCACCACCTGttatttattctgctttttTTTGGTTGCTGTTATAAACAGgcatttaactgtttttaaaagagaCTTAAAGTAGGCCTactttaggagcatcaaagtttgattacaAGCATTGATCTTAATCTTGACatgaatattaaagatatcaagattatattttcacaaaatagtTTACATTATGTTGGGTGATTATATGTACAAAAATACTTTTAGGTAGGTTTACAAATTCAGCATCATTAAATTTTCAAAATAACCTTCTATCCATAGCTCGCGCACTGCAGGGGTTAAAAATGGGCGTGTTCTTGTCCATTGTAACAAccagccaatcacagcgctGCTGATCAGATATGTGTTGCCTTTTCATGCGGTGCACGAACGCGCAATATTCTCAGATAATTCAATCCTGTCATACTAATCATCAACAGCAGGGGTGTTTAAAGAACCGAATAAGCAAGATCATAATTTGATCATTTGATCTTGGATGTAGTAAGCGACGTACGAAGAACGGACCCCTGCAAAAGAAATAAAGTTCAGTTCAGACTAAATAAATGGATCCAGTGGTGACAGAGTATGGTTCTCTTAGGCTGATTATTATTTCCCCttagagacagagcgcaacgCGTCATAatctgaaaaccacgcccattCGCAAAGTAAATGGAGAcagttggattgttttccccggtgggcgtggttttcagatTATAATAAACACGCTCTGTCTTTCTATTAGGCAATCAGCGCAGTTACTGACCCAATGAAATCTTTAGAATCGGTTACTGGGCGGGGTTTGAGCTTACTACTTGTTAACTTGTAATCAAATCAGTTAATCACATACTCGAGTCGAGTTGAGTCGACTCTCATGCGAAGAAATGGCTCCAAGGTCAGCATCAGTAGTCTGGCGCTACTTTACTTTAGAATCTGCAAAAAATGAAGTGAAATGCCAAATTTGCGATAAAAAGTTGGCATATAATAAAACAACATCCCCAATGATTAAACATCTTAGGGCCGTTCACAAAAAGGAGGTGACAGAGGAGGATCAGGTAACAATTActaattaatcttaattttaCCTCAGACACTTAAGCATCTTAATTTGAAGGTTTAAAAGACGGGAATGTAAATCAAACTGCTTAATAAATTACTAACGATTGTGGTTAACTTAGTCAGATTTAGGTAGCATAGCATTAACTCAGGAAgggtttttatttttctaatcgCAATTCCAAAAGGAGGATGCGGAGGGAGAAACTCCGCCTGCCACGAAAAAGCGTTTGATCCAGCCATCAATTGAACAACAGTTTGGAGCCAAGATGCCATACCCTGGTAGGTGTTTACTCTAATTATTAAGATTATTTGGTATAGGGGAAATAAGCAAATAATACAGTATAATTACcccataaaaatacaaaaagatGTCAATAATAgtgcttaactcattcaccgccagcattttttaaaaagttgcccaaaaaaagttgaaaatttGTTTCaccaaaatgccttccagaaaaaaattcttctaaaaatatataaacatacaaatatatcaaatgaaagaacagaccctctgatttcaaacaaacaaacactatcctatctatattttttctctgcttataaacttttaaatatgggtatttttctttaaaaaaattagcaagaagctgaaataattgcatttttgtgaaggaattttgttagagatcagaaaattagtaaaaaaaagagcttcagttttttttataaatggggCAAGTCTGCCATCTAGTGGGTAATTGCGGTATTACATATTAACGTAAAGCGTCATCAGGAACACTgtttttatgcaaatatcttctcttaattgacgagataactcatcagtggcggggaaagagttaagtaatTTGATTCTTAGTGGGTTAGTTTAGGTTATTTTTAGCACaagatttaaaatgtcttttctCTGGCTCACTGTTTTCTTTATATGATCTTTCATTGTAGCTCAAAGTCTTCCAAAAAAAAACCTGGATCAAAAGTTAATTGAGTTCATAATTAAGGACATGCAGCCACTATCTGTTGTGGAAGATAAAGGTTTTCGAGCATTCGTGAATACACTTGATCCAAAGTACAGGATTCCATGCagacaaacaacaaaacaactaATTTTGGAAAGATATTCGAAAGAAAAACAAGCTCTGAAGGACCAGCTCACTGTACGTCTGAGTAACTTTTCCTGTTTGTCATTTTTTCCCATTTCAATattctgttttgttttatgcTTTCCTAAATGAAAAATGTTAGATGGCTATATTCATAATTTGATTAATCATTTAGTAATCACCATATACTGATGAATGCAAATGACAGAATTCTTATTTATTGAAATAACAGTGACAGTCAGTTTTGACTACATGTGGCCTGCTCTATAATTTTGAGTGGTTTTGgcccagaaacatttttattttcatttaaataaaattaatgtcTTCTAATCATTCTAGTGACTATTATGATTGATTGTAAAAAACaatcatttaaacatttatttttaaattaatttcttaaAAACCTAAATGTGTTCCTGTGTCAAAGTGGCTCAAAATGATTGAGCaggttaaaaataatttttgcatttTACAATTTCTTTTCAGGCTGTACAAAGTGTCTGTCTCACAACTGACCTGTGGACATCTGTTGCAATGGAATCATATATTTCTGTGACAGCACATTACATTTCTGATGATTTCTCTCTGCAGTCCAAATTACTGGAGGTTGAAgggtaaaatatattttttcaactgCTAAGAAATGTATTTCTGCAATCCCGGAGTAATAATGCAGAGTAAAGTACTGTGTATCCTAATCAGTTAAAGTCATTTTGGaaacttaatattttttaattccaTTTAGAccatctacagaacatcacacaaagatataacaaaaacattttgataacaaaacctaataaataacaaatgtgatcctgccttggaaaccccggctacaattcaaccattttatttaattttacgaTTTGGCGCGTCAAAGCAGTCTTGAccaaaaaatgacaaatgaaatataatttgtgattgttactgtgaATGATAAAAACTAACTTCATATACAATTAATTAAACGTTAGATaatgctttattattttgcacagaaatacctgcttgctgaCTTTGAgaatctctgtattcactttatgtacagaaacacctgatgattcttatattatttatttcaggaattcTTTTcaatcatttgaaagtgaacaacGACCATAATAGGCTATTAATCACAAGAGAGACAGTCGTGTCAGGCATAGCCTAAATAGTTTCGGTGCAGATATGTTTCATGTCATcactgaaatttaaataaaaagcttaactgttttgtagtttaacttttaacaagACATCCAccatgttttaaatacatttttaaaacttacACCTCtcgaaagaaaaaaaaataagtttagtttgatgaactcctaaatatgacACGCAGAGCGCACCTAGCGTTCCGTTAAATTGCATGTGCCAGCACGCAACAGCACAACATTGATACAAGAAAAGCAATCCtaaatttacagacttaaaaTTGATctgaatttacgtttataatatatacaaaaatttaaataaaataaggccTGAAGTAACAAGGAGCAGAACAAATATGTGTAaagtgcacggaaacaaaacacaagcaaaAAAGGTAAATCAGATAACCCCAAGTGatctacaaataaaataaagaaattattaaaataacgaaagtatagccagaattgccagctttgtcttttaggcaatggtttattaacctGGAAACCTCCATACGGACATGTAGCCCTGTCATTTGGGttttggatttattaacgcattttaaaaacatttattgaacgctacttcttcacatattatttgcatatcattatcattataagctgcatattaatatattgggagaaagctttTATGTGAAATcaggtacactgtcagaaaaaaaaggtacaaTAAATAATCTGAGCTGAGTATATCTTATTTCTTTGTTAGATTTGAAGGAAGACACACAGCTGATGCCATAGCTACACACCTCCGCAGTATCATTCTGGAGTGGGGTCTTCAGGACAAAGTTTTTTGTGTAACTACAGACAACGGAGCAAATGTGGTTGCAGCAGTAAAAAAATTGAACATGAGACATCTGCCATGCTTTGCGCACACTCTCAATCTTATTGTAAAAGACAGTCTTGCTGCAGTCACTGAACTTGATGACTTGAGATCCAAAGTGAGGAGAGTGGTAGGATTTTTTAGATCCAGTTGCACAGCAAAAGAGAAGTTAGACAACTTGCAGAAAGACTTGAAAATGCCCCAACTGCGCCTTCTCCAGGAAGTTGAAACTAGGTGGAATTCCACCTATTTAATGCTAGAGAGGTTTTTTAACCTCCGGGAACCCCTCTCTGCAGCAATGAGCAACATGGACCTACCCATGTTTTTCCCCCAGGACTGGGCTGCAATGGCTGATGCAATTGAGGTGACCATACTTTGtatcatattttatatatagaCTTTGTTTGTGGGGCTTGTTTGCAGTAAAACCATTGTTTAACCTTAATTTTAAACAaagtttgttttatatttatcttAACTGTTTTTGTATAGGTCCTGAGACCATTCCTGGAGGTGACAGAGGAAATGTCTGCAGAAAGCAATGTCACATCCTCGAAGTTGATTGTGTTGGTGCGAAACCTGCAAAAACTGACAAGAAATATGGCAAACTCGTATGCTCCGGAGTCTGTTGGTCATAGGCTTGCAGGCTCTTTAAACAAGCACCTGACCAAAAGGTGTGGTGACTATGAATCAACTAGGTTTGTATAGATTAGtttgtatacacacacacacacacacacacacacacacagaaatgtatcaATTTATAACTGAAGTTGTTTAATTTGCCAAATGTACAACTTTAGATTTCTTGCAGTGTCAATGCTGCTAGATCCTAGGTTTAAGAAAGTAGCATTCGGCATTGATGCAAATGCAGAAAATGCTATACGAGCATTGACATCAGAGGCCAGCCAGCATAATCCGGAATCCCAACCAGAGGCAACAACTTCACAGCACATACAACAAACTGGGGCTAGTTGTGTGTGGTCTGATTTTGACTCGAAGGTTAGATTTTGTCATCACATTCTTGGAAAAACTGTTTATTAGGGATGTGTAATGAGATCTTGCAAGGAGTGAATTTTTGGAGGTCAAACTTGTGCAGCCTCATTTAGAAGTTCTGTAAGCTCAGAATTCATGTAGAGTAAGGTCTGAAGCGACTCGTGTGAAATCAAACAGGAGAGAAGCCATCCAGCAAAACCTTTTACAGTGCTTGTATATTGTCTTTTAATGCATTTGATAATTAATACTCAAAGTAGAACTGAAATGAAATTTATTACAAGATGATTAGTTATAACATTTCAATCTATACCAGCCGAATATTTTtcaaatcattatttttatta
The sequence above is a segment of the Misgurnus anguillicaudatus chromosome 1, ASM2758022v2, whole genome shotgun sequence genome. Coding sequences within it:
- the LOC141351009 gene encoding E3 SUMO-protein ligase ZBED1-like isoform X2; protein product: MAPRSASVVWRYFTLESAKNEVKCQICDKKLAYNKTTSPMIKHLRAVHKKEVTEEDQEDAEGETPPATKKRLIQPSIEQQFGAKMPYPAQSLPKKNLDQKLIEFIIKDMQPLSVVEDKGFRAFVNTLDPKYRIPCRQTTKQLILERYSKEKQALKDQLTAVQSVCLTTDLWTSVAMESYISVTAHYISDDFSLQSKLLEVEGFEGRHTADAIATHLRSIILEWGLQDKVFCVTTDNGANVVAAVKKLNMRHLPCFAHTLNLIVKDSLAAVTELDDLRSKVRRVVGFFRSSCTAKEKLDNLQKDLKMPQLRLLQEVETRWNSTYLMLERFFNLREPLSAAMSNMDLPMFFPQDWAAMADAIEVLRPFLEVTEEMSAESNVTSSKLIVLVRNLQKLTRNMANSYAPESVGHRLAGSLNKHLTKRCGDYESTR
- the LOC141351009 gene encoding E3 SUMO-protein ligase ZBED1-like isoform X1; translated protein: MAPRSASVVWRYFTLESAKNEVKCQICDKKLAYNKTTSPMIKHLRAVHKKEVTEEDQEDAEGETPPATKKRLIQPSIEQQFGAKMPYPAQSLPKKNLDQKLIEFIIKDMQPLSVVEDKGFRAFVNTLDPKYRIPCRQTTKQLILERYSKEKQALKDQLTAVQSVCLTTDLWTSVAMESYISVTAHYISDDFSLQSKLLEVEGFEGRHTADAIATHLRSIILEWGLQDKVFCVTTDNGANVVAAVKKLNMRHLPCFAHTLNLIVKDSLAAVTELDDLRSKVRRVVGFFRSSCTAKEKLDNLQKDLKMPQLRLLQEVETRWNSTYLMLERFFNLREPLSAAMSNMDLPMFFPQDWAAMADAIEVLRPFLEVTEEMSAESNVTSSKLIVLVRNLQKLTRNMANSYAPESVGHRLAGSLNKHLTKRCGDYESTRFLAVSMLLDPRFKKVAFGIDANAENAIRALTSEASQHNPESQPEATTSQHIQQTGASCVWSDFDSKVKQQINTNVDTITEVKLYLSQPNISRMSSALDFWKEQGQKFPNLQTLTKKYLAIMATSVPSERVFSKSGELISKRRSCLKSSQVKRMMFLHYNM